From one Thermomicrobiales bacterium genomic stretch:
- a CDS encoding DUF3085 domain-containing protein has translation MRSLMFTFPILAVRKVIARGEEDAAANGGFRNPYYGTRPGEGEKPGFWLVGDEGVYIISNGKLAEGQKPLVVYSTECHPKGDTDWWDYKRRHFGGDDGIEFIDADLLVPSFNRSFGITHLGIQLTENDISFSLITR, from the coding sequence GTGAGGTCCCTCATGTTCACATTTCCCATTCTTGCGGTGCGCAAGGTCATCGCGCGCGGCGAAGAGGATGCGGCCGCCAATGGCGGCTTCCGCAATCCCTATTATGGCACCCGTCCGGGAGAGGGCGAGAAGCCCGGCTTCTGGCTCGTTGGCGACGAGGGCGTCTACATCATCTCCAACGGCAAGCTCGCCGAGGGTCAGAAACCACTCGTCGTTTACTCGACCGAATGCCATCCGAAGGGCGATACCGACTGGTGGGACTACAAGCGCCGGCACTTCGGCGGCGATGATGGCATCGAGTTCATCGATGCCGATCTGCTGGTTCCGAGCTTCAACCGCAGCTTCGGGATCACCCATCTCGGCATCCAGCTCACCGAGAACGACATCTCGTTCTCGCTGATCACCCGCTAA
- a CDS encoding DUF1419 domain-containing protein — translation MTSPIRKIQFGIADRYQMFRLFDRHAQRPDRWQTDGSALYTGEWFEIAQTEHDYMLEILPPLWMRGEMFAMREFLTGSITSVFYTLSINGVTRYFHAYCDLSDPRSPYEMRDAIVERERRPVKAMTRDERIEHIWSATHDGYRGYAGADFRPEHRGNRTVIVYGKPGTRFELLESLTDQQISEKLPVHLRHLPLPEAA, via the coding sequence ATGACCTCTCCCATCCGCAAGATCCAGTTCGGAATCGCCGACCGCTACCAGATGTTCAGACTCTTCGACCGCCATGCGCAGCGGCCCGATCGCTGGCAGACCGACGGCAGCGCTCTTTACACCGGCGAATGGTTCGAGATCGCGCAAACCGAGCATGACTACATGCTCGAAATCCTGCCGCCGCTCTGGATGCGCGGCGAGATGTTCGCCATGCGCGAATTCCTGACCGGCAGCATCACCAGCGTCTTCTACACGCTCAGCATCAACGGCGTGACGCGATACTTCCACGCCTATTGCGATCTGTCCGACCCGCGCTCGCCCTATGAGATGCGCGACGCCATCGTCGAGCGCGAGCGCCGGCCGGTCAAGGCGATGACCCGCGACGAGCGGATCGAGCATATCTGGAGCGCCACACATGACGGCTATCGCGGCTATGCCGGCGCGGATTTCCGGCCCGAACATCGCGGCAATCGGACTGTCATCGTCTACGGCAAGCCGGGCACGCGGTTCGAACTGCTCGAGAGCCTGACTGATCAGCAGATTTCCGAAAAGCTGCCGGTTCATCTGCGCCACCTGCCGCTGCCCGAAGCCGCGTGA
- a CDS encoding DEAD/DEAH box helicase family protein, with the protein MSDHDPFTLDMFGSSQNALSSGLGLGVTAFAETPMTKTVEADPPKVADGSRPSAFERSADQHVSEAAERGSNFHLSGSRGLAKGWKARARDNLDAIALAAAIAAEDRPATHDEQARLIRFTGFGASDLANTIFTRPGEEGFRKGWEDLGEGLQASVNEADYASLARCTQYAHFTPEFIVRAIWKGLERLGWRGGRVLEPGIGTGLFPALMPEAFHDASIVTGVELDPVTARIARLLQPVARIIEGDFARVDIPAHFDLAIGNPPFSDRIVRSDRAYRSMGLRLHDYFIARSIDLLKPGALAAFVTSSGTMDKADAGAREHIANSADLIAAVRLPEGSFRQDAGTDVVVDILFFRKRKPGEPQGDASWLDLAEVISATENSEAIRVNRWFAEHSDHVLGRHATTSGPFGETYTCLAGAGDLEADLDAAILSLPEALYDGEPDVIDVDLELGASLTDIVRTEDAHVREGSFVFDASRGLMQVLDGKPLPVPVRMGRSGEGFSEKQINIVRKLIPVRDAVRAVLKAQETDQPWRDLQVKLRIAWSSFVRDFGPINHTKVSITENAATGETRETHRRPNLQPFLDDPDCWLVASIEAYDLDTDTAKPGPIFSERVIAPPSPPVITSAADALAVVLNERGHVDPDHIAELLHEDRETVIEELGSAIYRDPADGSWQTSDAYLSGPVRDKLAIAEAAAELDPAYRRNVEALEGVQPADLTPSEITARLGAPWVPASDVVDFVKETMGTDIRIRHMPELASWTVDARMLAYRAEGTSEWGTKRRHAGELLADALNSRIPQIFDTVKDGDSERRVLNVVDTEAAKEKLTKIKTAFQTWVWSDPDRTDRLVRVYNDTFNNIAPRSFDGDHLQLPGASGAFVLYGHQKRGIWRIISAGATYLAHAVGAGKTMTMAAAIMEQRRLGLISKAMLVVPGHCLAQAAREFLALCPTARILVADETNFTKDKRHRFLSRAATANWDAIIITHSAFKFIAVPAEFEKQMIEDELALYEELLTRVESDDRVSRKRLERLKEGLRDRLDALGSVKDDLLTISEIGVDQIIVDEAQEFRKLSFATNMSTLKGVDPNGSQRAWDLYVKSRFIETKNPGRALVLASGTPITNTLGEMFSVQRFLGFEALKERGLHEFDAWASTFGDVATELELQPSGKYKPVSRFATFVNVPELIAMFRSFADVVLPEDLKQYVKIPAVSTGKRQIVTAKPTNDFKLYQQVLEARIKAIEKREGPAQPGDDILLSVITDGRHAAIDLRLVDPDNDNEPDNKLNKLVANAYRIWSDTAANTYLTKDGKPFDLPGAAQMIFSDLGTISVEKSRGFSAYRWIRDELVRLGVPASEIAFMQDYKKTEAKHRLFADVNAGKIRFLIGSSETMGTGVNAQLRLKALHHLDVPWLPSQIEQREGRIERQGNQHGEIDIFAYATEGSMDAQMWQNNERKARFIAAALSGDTSVRRLEDLGEGQANQFAMAKAIASGDQRLMQKAGLEADIARLERLRAAHRDDLFAVRRQIRNAERDIAHDTRRIAEIGKDIERRIPTTGDAFAMTIAGQSFAERKPAGRALMKEIMTLVHLREEDEKTIANIGDFDLVFSGHRFGNDEFQYDVALARTGAETDIDLALTVTPLGAISRIEHVLSSFEDERSQYRFRLDDAKRRLASYQSRQGGEFGFEKELADKRRQLDAIEADLADEVIEEARNAAA; encoded by the coding sequence ATGTCAGACCACGATCCCTTCACCCTCGACATGTTCGGCAGTTCGCAGAATGCCTTGTCATCCGGACTCGGCCTTGGCGTTACCGCCTTCGCCGAAACCCCGATGACCAAGACGGTCGAGGCCGATCCTCCAAAGGTGGCGGATGGTTCCAGACCCTCAGCATTCGAGAGATCAGCTGATCAGCATGTCAGCGAAGCAGCCGAACGCGGCAGCAACTTCCATCTTTCCGGAAGCCGGGGCTTGGCCAAGGGCTGGAAGGCCCGGGCACGGGACAATCTCGACGCCATTGCCCTTGCCGCGGCGATCGCGGCCGAGGACCGGCCCGCGACGCACGACGAGCAGGCTCGTCTCATCCGGTTCACCGGCTTCGGTGCGTCCGATCTCGCCAACACCATCTTCACCCGGCCCGGCGAGGAGGGGTTCCGCAAGGGATGGGAAGACCTCGGCGAAGGGCTGCAGGCGTCCGTGAACGAGGCCGACTACGCTTCGCTCGCCCGCTGCACGCAATATGCCCATTTTACGCCCGAGTTTATCGTCCGGGCGATCTGGAAGGGTCTCGAACGGCTCGGCTGGCGCGGCGGCCGCGTGCTCGAACCGGGCATCGGGACGGGACTGTTTCCAGCCCTGATGCCGGAGGCATTCCACGATGCGTCCATTGTCACCGGTGTCGAGCTCGATCCGGTCACCGCGCGGATCGCCCGGCTCCTGCAGCCGGTCGCCCGCATCATCGAGGGCGATTTCGCGCGCGTCGATATACCGGCGCATTTCGATCTGGCCATTGGCAATCCGCCGTTTTCCGACCGGATCGTTCGCTCGGATCGCGCCTACCGTTCGATGGGTCTGCGGCTGCATGATTATTTCATCGCCCGCTCGATCGATCTTTTGAAACCCGGCGCGCTCGCAGCCTTCGTCACTTCGTCGGGGACGATGGACAAGGCGGATGCCGGGGCCCGCGAGCACATCGCCAACTCGGCCGATCTGATTGCCGCGGTCCGTCTGCCCGAAGGCAGCTTTCGGCAGGATGCAGGCACCGACGTCGTCGTCGACATCCTGTTCTTCCGCAAGCGCAAGCCGGGCGAGCCGCAGGGCGACGCAAGCTGGCTCGATCTTGCCGAGGTCATCTCAGCGACCGAAAACAGCGAAGCGATCCGCGTCAATCGCTGGTTCGCAGAGCATTCAGACCATGTGCTCGGCCGCCACGCGACCACATCCGGTCCCTTCGGCGAGACCTACACCTGCCTCGCCGGCGCCGGCGACCTCGAAGCCGACCTCGACGCTGCCATCCTTTCCCTTCCGGAAGCCCTTTATGACGGCGAACCTGACGTGATCGATGTCGATCTCGAACTTGGGGCCAGCCTGACGGATATCGTCAGAACCGAGGATGCGCATGTCCGCGAGGGCAGTTTTGTCTTCGATGCGTCGAGGGGCCTGATGCAGGTGCTCGACGGCAAACCCCTTCCGGTTCCCGTCCGCATGGGCCGGTCCGGCGAAGGGTTTTCGGAGAAGCAGATCAACATCGTCAGGAAGCTGATCCCCGTGCGCGACGCCGTGCGCGCGGTCCTGAAGGCCCAGGAGACCGATCAGCCATGGCGCGACCTGCAGGTGAAGCTGCGCATCGCCTGGTCGAGCTTCGTCCGCGACTTCGGGCCGATCAATCACACCAAGGTGTCGATCACGGAGAACGCTGCGACGGGGGAGACCCGCGAAACGCATCGCCGCCCGAACCTGCAGCCCTTCCTCGATGATCCGGACTGCTGGCTGGTCGCCTCTATCGAGGCCTACGATCTCGACACCGACACGGCAAAGCCCGGCCCGATCTTTTCCGAACGGGTCATCGCCCCGCCATCGCCGCCCGTGATCACCAGTGCCGCCGATGCGCTCGCCGTCGTCCTGAACGAACGCGGTCATGTCGATCCCGACCATATCGCCGAGCTCTTGCATGAAGACCGCGAGACGGTCATCGAGGAACTCGGCAGCGCGATCTATCGCGATCCGGCGGACGGCTCCTGGCAGACGTCCGACGCCTATCTTTCCGGTCCCGTGCGCGACAAGCTGGCGATCGCCGAAGCCGCCGCCGAGCTCGACCCGGCCTACAGACGCAATGTCGAGGCGCTCGAAGGAGTGCAGCCGGCCGACCTCACCCCGTCCGAGATCACCGCGCGGCTTGGCGCGCCATGGGTTCCCGCCTCCGATGTCGTCGACTTCGTCAAGGAGACGATGGGGACCGACATCCGAATCCGTCACATGCCTGAACTCGCCTCCTGGACGGTCGACGCCCGCATGCTCGCCTACCGCGCCGAGGGTACGTCGGAATGGGGCACCAAACGCCGGCATGCCGGCGAACTGCTCGCCGATGCGCTCAACAGCCGGATCCCGCAGATCTTCGATACGGTGAAGGACGGCGACAGCGAACGGCGTGTCCTCAATGTCGTCGACACCGAGGCAGCCAAGGAGAAGCTGACCAAGATCAAGACCGCCTTCCAGACATGGGTCTGGTCCGATCCGGACCGGACCGACCGGCTGGTGCGGGTCTACAATGACACCTTCAATAATATCGCGCCCCGATCCTTCGACGGGGACCATCTGCAACTCCCGGGCGCCTCAGGCGCCTTTGTTCTTTATGGCCACCAGAAACGCGGCATCTGGCGGATCATCTCAGCGGGCGCGACCTATCTCGCGCACGCCGTCGGCGCCGGCAAGACCATGACGATGGCGGCCGCCATCATGGAGCAGCGCCGGCTCGGCCTGATCTCGAAAGCCATGCTGGTCGTGCCCGGCCACTGCCTGGCGCAGGCCGCCCGAGAATTCCTGGCGCTTTGTCCGACGGCGCGGATCCTGGTTGCGGATGAAACCAACTTCACTAAGGACAAGCGTCATCGCTTCCTGTCGCGCGCCGCGACGGCCAATTGGGATGCGATCATCATCACGCATTCCGCCTTCAAGTTCATCGCGGTCCCGGCCGAATTCGAGAAGCAGATGATCGAGGATGAGCTGGCGCTCTACGAAGAACTGCTCACCCGGGTCGAAAGCGACGACCGGGTGTCGCGCAAGCGTCTTGAACGACTGAAGGAGGGATTGCGTGACCGGCTGGATGCGCTCGGCTCCGTCAAGGACGACTTGCTGACGATTTCGGAGATTGGCGTCGATCAGATCATCGTCGACGAGGCGCAGGAGTTCCGCAAACTCTCCTTTGCCACCAACATGTCGACGCTCAAGGGCGTCGATCCGAACGGATCGCAGCGGGCCTGGGACCTCTATGTGAAGTCGCGGTTCATCGAGACGAAGAACCCCGGCCGCGCACTGGTGCTGGCCTCCGGAACGCCGATCACCAACACGCTTGGCGAGATGTTCTCGGTACAGCGCTTCCTCGGATTCGAAGCCCTGAAAGAGCGCGGGCTGCACGAGTTCGACGCCTGGGCCTCGACCTTCGGCGATGTGGCGACCGAGCTCGAATTGCAGCCATCGGGCAAATACAAGCCCGTCTCGCGCTTCGCGACCTTCGTCAACGTGCCGGAACTTATCGCCATGTTCCGCTCCTTCGCCGATGTCGTGCTGCCGGAGGATCTGAAGCAATATGTGAAAATCCCGGCCGTCTCGACCGGCAAGCGTCAGATCGTCACCGCCAAGCCGACCAATGACTTCAAGCTCTATCAACAGGTGCTCGAGGCGCGCATCAAGGCCATCGAAAAGCGCGAGGGACCGGCGCAACCCGGCGACGACATCCTGCTTTCCGTCATCACCGACGGGCGCCATGCAGCGATCGATCTTCGGCTGGTCGACCCCGACAATGACAATGAGCCAGACAACAAGCTCAACAAGCTGGTCGCCAACGCCTATCGCATCTGGTCCGACACCGCCGCAAACACCTATCTCACCAAGGACGGCAAGCCTTTCGATCTGCCGGGCGCGGCACAGATGATCTTCTCCGATCTCGGCACGATCAGTGTCGAGAAATCCCGTGGCTTTTCCGCTTATCGCTGGATCCGCGACGAGCTCGTCCGCCTCGGTGTCCCGGCCTCTGAAATCGCCTTCATGCAGGACTACAAGAAGACCGAGGCCAAGCACCGGCTCTTTGCCGACGTCAATGCGGGAAAAATCCGCTTCCTGATCGGCTCGTCGGAAACCATGGGCACCGGCGTCAACGCGCAGCTTCGCCTCAAGGCGCTCCACCATCTCGACGTGCCCTGGCTGCCCTCGCAGATCGAACAGCGCGAAGGCCGCATCGAGCGGCAGGGCAATCAGCATGGGGAGATCGATATCTTCGCCTACGCCACCGAAGGCTCGATGGATGCCCAGATGTGGCAGAACAACGAGCGCAAGGCCCGCTTCATCGCCGCAGCGCTCTCCGGCGACACATCAGTGCGCCGGCTTGAAGACCTGGGCGAAGGCCAGGCCAACCAGTTCGCCATGGCCAAGGCCATTGCCTCCGGCGATCAGCGCCTGATGCAGAAAGCGGGACTTGAAGCCGATATTGCGAGGCTGGAACGTTTGAGGGCCGCGCATCGCGACGATCTCTTCGCCGTCCGCCGGCAAATCCGCAATGCCGAGCGCGACATCGCGCACGATACGCGGCGGATCGCTGAGATCGGCAAGGATATCGAGCGCCGGATTCCAACGACAGGCGACGCCTTCGCCATGACTATTGCCGGGCAATCCTTCGCCGAGCGCAAGCCCGCGGGCCGCGCGCTGATGAAGGAAATCATGACGCTGGTACATCTGCGGGAGGAAGACGAAAAGACCATCGCCAATATCGGCGACTTCGATCTCGTCTTCTCCGGCCACCGCTTCGGCAACGACGAATTCCAATATGATGTCGCGCTCGCGCGGACCGGTGCGGAGACCGACATCGATCTCGCCCTGACGGTCACGCCGCTCGGCGCGATCTCGCGCATCGAACATGTGCTTTCAAGTTTCGAGGACGAGCGGTCGCAATACCGTTTCAGGCTCGATGACGCGAAGCGCCGGCTGGCCTCCTACCAGTCCCGCCAGGGTGGAGAATTTGGTTTCGAGAAAGAGCTTGCCGACAAGCGCCGGCAGCTCGATGCCATCGAGGCCGATCTGGCGGACGAAGTGATCGAGGAGGCCCGCAATGCCGCAGCTTGA
- a CDS encoding DUF4345 domain-containing protein encodes METFLRGLLLILGAASVVISLGHIALGPEVIPGSVPGNATMDNQDRFFAALFLCYGGAVLWCLKDWRSKLREIRVLAAILFVGGLARLVSIAIVGLPHPFYVTMMIVEFVLPVSIVWASAKIMRSERSD; translated from the coding sequence ATGGAAACTTTCTTGCGGGGCTTGCTCCTCATTCTCGGTGCAGCTTCTGTCGTGATTTCTCTTGGCCATATTGCACTGGGACCGGAGGTGATACCCGGCTCTGTTCCTGGCAACGCGACCATGGACAATCAGGATCGCTTCTTTGCCGCCCTGTTTCTATGCTACGGCGGCGCAGTCCTCTGGTGTCTCAAGGACTGGCGTTCCAAACTCCGCGAAATCCGCGTCCTTGCGGCCATCCTGTTCGTCGGCGGATTGGCTCGATTAGTGTCTATCGCGATTGTGGGGCTACCGCATCCATTCTATGTGACCATGATGATCGTCGAATTCGTGCTGCCAGTCTCGATCGTATGGGCGAGTGCAAAAATCATGCGTTCGGAGCGATCCGATTGA
- a CDS encoding DUF3991 and toprim domain-containing protein, with the protein MEKAELEELRDKVNCGAVLETAGFAVDLKESTRKAVKYRRGDDIIIVIHEGKGWFDPLSDAKGDVFRLVEHLDGLPFAAALYVVADLIGFVPTEPEWKRPSRAPAADLTIPERWKARRKPWRGSLTWRYLRDERHIPEAILRAAIAQDILREGPHGSMWAAHCSGSGAVTGWEERGPDWRGFATGGAKVLFRFGTVDGLRLCVTEAAIDAMSLAALEEQRPDTLYLSTGGGWSPASSEALLDLAVRADALLVAATDNNAQGESFAARLETLAADAGCGFVRLRPELEDWNEDLKAKRRKKDGREEERDGCRMPAGRVKGEAPPG; encoded by the coding sequence ATGGAAAAAGCCGAGCTCGAAGAGCTGAGAGACAAGGTGAATTGCGGCGCGGTCCTGGAGACCGCCGGCTTTGCCGTCGATCTGAAGGAAAGCACCCGCAAGGCGGTCAAATACCGCCGCGGCGACGACATCATCATCGTCATTCACGAGGGCAAGGGCTGGTTCGATCCGCTGTCCGACGCCAAGGGGGACGTCTTCCGACTGGTCGAACATCTCGACGGCCTTCCCTTTGCGGCCGCGCTCTATGTCGTTGCCGATCTCATCGGTTTCGTGCCCACGGAGCCTGAATGGAAGCGGCCGTCACGCGCGCCCGCGGCCGACCTCACCATCCCCGAACGCTGGAAAGCGCGGCGCAAGCCGTGGCGCGGTTCTCTGACATGGCGCTATCTGCGCGACGAGCGTCACATCCCCGAAGCCATATTGAGAGCCGCGATTGCCCAGGACATCCTGCGGGAAGGCCCCCACGGGAGCATGTGGGCTGCCCATTGTTCTGGCTCCGGCGCCGTGACCGGCTGGGAGGAGCGCGGGCCGGACTGGCGTGGTTTTGCAACCGGCGGCGCGAAGGTCCTCTTCCGGTTCGGGACCGTCGACGGGCTGCGCCTTTGCGTCACCGAGGCCGCGATCGATGCCATGAGCCTCGCCGCGCTCGAAGAACAGCGCCCCGACACGCTCTATCTCAGCACCGGGGGCGGTTGGTCGCCGGCGAGTTCCGAAGCCCTGCTCGACCTCGCCGTTCGGGCAGACGCCCTTCTGGTCGCGGCCACCGACAACAATGCGCAAGGGGAGAGCTTTGCCGCGAGGCTTGAGACGCTCGCCGCCGATGCCGGTTGCGGGTTCGTGCGGCTGCGGCCGGAGCTGGAGGACTGGAACGAGGATCTGAAGGCAAAAAGAAGAAAGAAGGATGGAAGGGAGGAGGAGAGGGACGGTTGCCGCATGCCCGCCGGCCGCGTCAAGGGTGAAGCTCCGCCCGGCTGA